A stretch of DNA from Thermus sp. LT1-2-5:
AAGGGGGCTCAGGAGGGGGTGATGGAGGTGGGGTACTTGGACGAGAGCGGGTTTGCCTTGACCCTTCCGCCCACGTACGCCTGGTGCCGGAGGGGGGAGGCCAAGGGGGTGCCGCGGGCGTGGGGGAAGGAGGGGCGGGTGAACGTGGTGGGGCACCTGGTGCGGGGACGGGAGGGGGAGCGGCTTTTCTTTGCCCTTTTGGAGGGGCCGGTGCGGTGGGAGGTGGTGCGAGGGTATTTGGACCGGGTGGCTGAGGGGTTGGGTAGGCCTTTGAAGGTGTTCATGGACCGGGCGCCTTTCCACCGGTCCCGTGGGGTGGAGGAGAGGAGAGGGGTGTGGCGGGGGCGGGGGCTGGAGGTGGCTTACCTGCCGCGGTACAGCCCGCATCTGAACCCCATGGAGGGGGTATGGCGGCGGGTGAAGGGGTATTTGATGCCGAGGCGGCACTACGGGAGCGTGGAGGAGCTTAAAGAGGCTGTGGTGCAGGCCCTAAGGGCCCTCGGGGGTGTGGAGTTGAAAATCTTGGGGGAGGGCACTTAG
This window harbors:
- a CDS encoding IS630 family transposase (programmed frameshift), coding for MAAPLRIQLTPEEDRLLLELSLDPKTHKKTRLWAMMVRLAAQGWTAPRIAQHFHKDRTTVYLVLRRFLREGLQGLVYRKPPGAPRKFTPEMAAFVEEKLAEDRVWTAPQLSAAIAERFGVRLAPKVVARHLRAMGYVWKRTRYVPKGRPEAEEVEAFVEEEGEAKKGAQEGVMEVGYLDESGFALTLPPTYAWCRRGEAKGVPRAWGKEGRVNVVGHLVRGREGERLFFALLEGPVRWEVVRGYLDRVAEGLGRPLKVFMDRAPFHRSRGVEERRGVWRGRGLEVAYLPRYSPHLNPMEGVWRRVKGYLMPRRHYGSVEELKEAVVQALRALGGVELKILGEGT